In Candidatus Kaistella beijingensis, a genomic segment contains:
- the pglX gene encoding BREX-1 system adenine-specific DNA-methyltransferase PglX, with protein sequence MNTAPIKSFARISRLNLCEAVSNQLKYWGFDEKGNIHEQPVSVAGGYSFRGNVYNDVTVVPKWENLRRKVSASKESFKDVVEEAAYTWFNRLTAIKILEENQFIAPVLRFREGSTVPEILQQAKAGNHTVTNTAQLKNLQEALLNNQDEKAFAILIIDYCSKNQLLKEIFGKINDYTEILIPQNLLSPNGFLGLLNDEKNISEADFREVELIGWLYQFYIADKKDEVFAGFKKNKKARPEDIPAATQIFTPKWIVSYMVENTVGKMYLDFEEQSVLKTEMKYLVENEDDKNPALINDITELTLIDPASGSGHILVTGFAWLFKMYREQGYAAKAAVEHILHHNLFGLDLDDRAMQLARFAVLLKAAQQLEQITAGQGTEFLAQKAIPIPHVYAFPETHHFTSEEIALFTENKSVNEIFTALNLLQQGKNIGSALKLTLSDEAREVLETNRKIWDADAEKGILDIEKTGIWENLKTYVEVALVLTKKYAAVVANPPYMGRKSMNGELAGYLDKNYPNSKSDLFAVFIEKMMELVKDDARMGCITMESWMFLSSYEKLRKSLIDKYSIVSLGHFGWHILGIAFGTAMVVLEKSKNIKIGEYSYLKIEDVDREINVPYVFPKKDNGRYARIPQTNFDKIPGSPIAYWVSEKILSLFSSNLLGDQGEIITGLTTGNNNVFLKVWSEISKNSIALNLQDISEYTADRKWIPYTKGGGFRKWFGNHEFLVDWSRKNEFNRSKTTLQYLYFKQGFTWSFITAGKFNARYLPSGFIWDVAGSPAIFNSDILNKYALALVNSSFAQDILEIYNPTMNYQSIDVQNIPFKSSDKISNAANLTTENIFLSKTDWDSRETSWDFAINPLVAQNTDSLPAAFSAWRQKVSADFFQLHQNEEELNRIFIEIYGLQDELTPEVALKDITILQDELKADDLNALEDSFRNSEKEVLLPFQQDVVVSQLMSWLIGVLLGRYRLDKTGLHIAHPNPTEEETAAYPVENVAIPFTLEIDDDAIIPLMGSNCAFPDDAVRRIEDLVYHIWGAKSQQENMNFINRSLGMPLEKWITEKFWDHHISGKMYKKKPIYWLFCSNPKKPQQSAFRVLVYMHRMDEYTVQKVMRQYLHPQQEYLRSKYEEMHAREALLTTAEKREFENLQKQQHELKEYNEALKKLADLQISFDLDDGVSVNYAKFAGIVAVI encoded by the coding sequence ATGAACACCGCCCCTATAAAATCTTTCGCCCGAATTTCCCGCCTCAATCTTTGTGAAGCTGTCAGCAATCAGCTGAAATATTGGGGATTTGATGAGAAAGGGAACATTCACGAGCAGCCGGTTTCTGTTGCCGGTGGTTATTCTTTCCGTGGAAATGTGTACAACGATGTTACGGTAGTTCCGAAATGGGAAAACTTGCGCCGAAAAGTCTCCGCTTCCAAAGAAAGCTTCAAAGATGTGGTGGAAGAAGCAGCATATACTTGGTTCAACCGATTGACGGCGATTAAGATTTTGGAAGAAAACCAATTTATCGCACCGGTTTTGCGTTTTCGCGAGGGCAGCACCGTTCCCGAAATTTTGCAGCAGGCAAAAGCAGGAAACCACACCGTAACCAATACTGCACAGCTCAAAAATCTGCAGGAAGCGTTGCTCAACAATCAGGATGAAAAAGCATTTGCCATTCTCATCATCGATTATTGCAGCAAAAACCAACTTCTAAAGGAAATTTTCGGAAAAATAAACGATTATACCGAAATCCTTATTCCGCAAAATTTGCTGTCACCCAATGGATTTCTGGGCTTGCTGAATGACGAGAAAAATATTTCTGAAGCCGATTTCCGGGAGGTGGAACTTATCGGTTGGCTTTATCAGTTCTATATTGCCGATAAAAAAGATGAGGTTTTTGCCGGTTTCAAAAAAAATAAAAAGGCGCGTCCCGAAGATATTCCCGCTGCCACACAAATCTTCACGCCAAAATGGATTGTGAGTTATATGGTGGAAAATACCGTGGGAAAAATGTATCTCGATTTTGAGGAGCAATCTGTGCTGAAAACAGAAATGAAGTATTTGGTAGAGAATGAAGACGACAAAAATCCTGCACTCATCAATGATATTACAGAGCTGACCTTAATAGATCCGGCTTCAGGTTCCGGACACATTTTGGTCACCGGTTTTGCGTGGCTTTTCAAAATGTACCGGGAACAGGGTTACGCCGCAAAAGCGGCGGTAGAACACATTTTGCATCACAATCTTTTTGGGCTCGATTTGGATGACCGTGCGATGCAACTCGCGAGATTTGCCGTTTTGCTGAAAGCCGCGCAACAGCTAGAACAAATTACTGCAGGACAGGGAACCGAATTTTTGGCACAAAAAGCCATCCCAATTCCTCATGTGTACGCATTTCCCGAAACGCATCATTTTACCTCGGAAGAAATTGCGCTTTTTACCGAAAACAAAAGCGTAAACGAAATTTTTACCGCCCTTAATCTTTTGCAGCAAGGAAAAAACATTGGTTCTGCCTTGAAACTTACTTTGAGCGATGAAGCGCGGGAAGTTTTAGAAACCAATCGAAAAATTTGGGATGCCGACGCCGAAAAAGGAATATTGGATATTGAAAAAACCGGTATTTGGGAAAACCTGAAAACCTATGTGGAAGTGGCTTTGGTTTTAACCAAAAAATATGCGGCAGTAGTGGCAAATCCGCCGTATATGGGAAGAAAGTCGATGAATGGTGAATTAGCAGGATATTTAGATAAAAATTATCCCAATTCAAAATCGGATTTGTTTGCGGTTTTTATTGAAAAGATGATGGAGTTGGTGAAAGATGATGCAAGAATGGGATGCATTACAATGGAATCTTGGATGTTTCTTTCTTCCTATGAAAAATTACGCAAATCGCTTATTGATAAATATTCTATCGTTAGTTTAGGACATTTTGGATGGCATATTTTAGGAATTGCTTTTGGAACTGCAATGGTAGTTTTAGAAAAATCTAAAAACATAAAAATTGGGGAATATTCTTATCTGAAAATTGAAGATGTTGACAGAGAAATAAATGTTCCATATGTTTTCCCTAAAAAGGACAACGGAAGGTATGCAAGAATCCCACAAACCAATTTTGATAAAATTCCCGGAAGTCCGATTGCGTATTGGGTGAGTGAAAAAATATTAAGTCTTTTTTCATCCAATCTTTTAGGAGATCAAGGTGAAATTATAACCGGTTTAACTACAGGAAATAACAATGTCTTTTTAAAGGTTTGGAGTGAGATTTCCAAGAATAGTATTGCTCTTAATCTTCAGGATATATCAGAATATACTGCTGATAGAAAGTGGATACCATATACAAAAGGAGGTGGTTTTAGAAAATGGTTTGGTAATCACGAATTTCTAGTAGATTGGAGCCGAAAGAATGAATTTAATCGATCTAAAACTACACTACAGTATTTATATTTTAAACAAGGCTTTACTTGGTCATTTATTACTGCAGGTAAATTTAATGCTAGATATTTACCATCAGGTTTTATTTGGGATGTTGCAGGATCTCCCGCAATTTTTAATAGTGATATTTTAAATAAGTATGCTTTAGCATTGGTTAATAGTTCATTTGCACAAGATATTTTAGAAATTTATAATCCAACAATGAATTATCAATCAATTGATGTCCAAAATATTCCCTTTAAAAGTAGTGACAAAATTAGTAATGCTGCAAACTTAACAACTGAGAATATTTTCCTCTCCAAAACCGATTGGGATTCCCGTGAAACTTCTTGGGATTTTGCCATAAATCCTTTGGTGGCGCAAAATACAGATTCGCTTCCTGCCGCATTTTCAGCGTGGCGGCAAAAAGTGTCCGCAGATTTCTTTCAACTCCACCAAAATGAGGAAGAACTCAACCGTATTTTTATAGAAATCTACGGGCTTCAGGACGAACTCACTCCCGAAGTCGCTTTAAAAGACATCACCATTTTGCAGGACGAACTAAAAGCAGATGATCTGAACGCTTTAGAAGATTCGTTTAGAAATTCAGAAAAAGAAGTCTTGCTTCCGTTCCAGCAAGATGTGGTGGTAAGTCAGTTGATGTCTTGGTTGATCGGGGTTTTACTCGGCAGATACCGTTTAGACAAAACCGGTCTTCACATTGCACATCCCAATCCTACAGAAGAAGAAACCGCAGCTTATCCTGTAGAGAATGTGGCAATTCCGTTCACTTTAGAAATAGATGACGACGCGATTATTCCTTTAATGGGAAGCAACTGTGCATTTCCGGATGATGCGGTGCGCAGAATTGAAGATTTGGTGTACCACATTTGGGGCGCAAAATCGCAACAGGAAAATATGAACTTCATCAACCGAAGTTTGGGGATGCCATTGGAAAAATGGATCACAGAGAAGTTTTGGGACCACCATATTTCCGGCAAAATGTATAAGAAAAAACCCATTTATTGGCTCTTCTGTTCCAACCCGAAAAAACCGCAGCAATCTGCTTTCCGCGTCCTCGTCTACATGCACAGAATGGACGAATATACGGTGCAGAAAGTGATGCGCCAATATTTGCATCCTCAACAGGAATACCTGCGTTCTAAATACGAGGAAATGCACGCAAGAGAAGCACTCCTCACCACTGCAGAAAAGCGAGAATTCGAAAACCTGCAAAAGCAGCAACACGAACTGAAAGAATACAACGAAGCCCTAAAAAAACTCGCCGACCTGCAAATTTCCTTCGATTTGGATGATGGTGTTTCGGTAAATTATGCCAAGTTTGCAGGAATTGTGGCGGTGATATAG